The stretch of DNA CGCCGGCAGCATCCTCGTGATCGCCACGACGGGAACGCCTCTCACCGTCGTGCCCTTGCGTCTGTTCAACGGAACCGACAGCTTTCCCATGGTGGCCGTGCCCTTGTTCATCCTCGCGGGCGCGCTCATGAACGAGGCGGGGCTCTCGAAAAGGCTGGTCGACTTCGCCGCGAGCCTGGTCGGCTTCGTTCGCGGCGGATTGGCGATGACCACGACGCTCTCGAGCATGTTTTTCTCCGAGGTCTCGGGATCGGCGGTCGCCGATGCCGCCGCGCTCGGAAGCGTTCTCATCCCCGCGATGAAGGAACGGGGCTACCCCGCGCGATTCGCCGCCGCCGTGCTTTCCTCCTCCGCTACGATCGCGATCATCATCCCCCCTTCGATCCCCATGATCCTCTTCGGCGCGATCACCGGAGCTTCCATCGTGAAGCTCTTCATCGCGGGTATCGTGCCCGGTGTCCTGTCGGGCATCGCCATCATGCTCACGAGCTACGTCCTCGCCCGGCGGGAGGGTTTCGCCGACTCCGAGCCCTTCGAGTGGCGCCGGGTCGGTGAGAGTGGCAAACGGGCCGTTCTCGCTCTGAGCCTTCCCGTCGTGATTCTCGGCGGAATCTTCGCCGGCATCTTCACCGCCACGGAAGCCGCTGCGGTCGCGGTCGTGCTCGCTCTCGGACTCGGTCTTTTCGCCTATCGCGAGATTGGGCCGAGGGCGCTCCCCCCGATCCTGGTGGAGTCCGCCCGCCAGACGGCGGTGGTCATGATCCTGGTCGCCGGATCGGCCGTCCTGGGCTGGTATCTCGCGAACCAGCAGGTTCCCGAACGGCTCGCCCGCTTCGTGCTCCAGCGCGTCGAAGGCGAAGTGCTGCCGCTTCTCGTCATCGACGGCATTCTCCTGGCGGCGGGGATGATCCTCCATAGCGCCGCC from Vicinamibacteria bacterium encodes:
- a CDS encoding TRAP transporter large permease, which translates into the protein MELLLIVLTGLLILLGLPIGYALIAGSILVIATTGTPLTVVPLRLFNGTDSFPMVAVPLFILAGALMNEAGLSKRLVDFAASLVGFVRGGLAMTTTLSSMFFSEVSGSAVADAAALGSVLIPAMKERGYPARFAAAVLSSSATIAIIIPPSIPMILFGAITGASIVKLFIAGIVPGVLSGIAIMLTSYVLARREGFADSEPFEWRRVGESGKRAVLALSLPVVILGGIFAGIFTATEAAAVAVVLALGLGLFAYREIGPRALPPILVESARQTAVVMILVAGSAVLGWYLANQQVPERLARFVLQRVEGEVLPLLVIDGILLAAGMILHSAAAIVLLVPVLLPLTTELGLDPIHFGLMVTVSLAIGQQTPPVASVLITTCSIAKVPMWEVMRVNVYFIFALFVVLLLVTFFPALSLWLPALLTGEASG